In the Theobroma cacao cultivar B97-61/B2 chromosome 1, Criollo_cocoa_genome_V2, whole genome shotgun sequence genome, one interval contains:
- the LOC18614085 gene encoding uncharacterized protein LOC18614085 yields the protein MSLENEEQHSLDQPTDINKESQKNSRISYTRDFLLSLSELDVCKKLPPGFDQSIFGGFEDTSQDRQRIPGTLSGFRRNEYGSSPPTRGDSGNFSRGIHGRWDSRSIGRSDRDNDSQSDWDSDSGRRYGNQSRRSWQGPEHDGLLGSGSFPRPSGYAAGASAPKFRANDQYHLNRSNEPYHPPRPYKAVPHSRRETSDSYNDETFGSTECTSEDRAEEERKRRASFESWRKEQQKAFQEKKMNPERRKDDFDISELLVDTKDDKGLLNRSKESDEPIPASNIDSDKCSLPSQAPASRPLVPPGFTSTVLERTVGSKTSMHSYPSQIESSETVGSLSEAKGSLLLNGTSDDIFSKQSKEYAGKTLSEQQVESASIHLSVDDKSGKAQNISSPLHKSNEAISMDSQIYKTSSLSEAFEAPGSNKVTELDSKKVPMDKIVTETNQDGSTSILDKLFGSALTPNGGGSTNFTEPSDSKADETWAPDTSHSSKFAHLFLDEEKKPVDDMSTGRPKDLLSLIQGGEKGGSHVSDRLATKHVPLKFQFQISELADKHVISNLTSPGIENAEQLCNINDVKPAVAPAILTCEDLEKSILSESTENDPNLSPAVGGWKVPDAKAEQQKVNIDNHASQHLLSLLQKGTSMTNIISSTNLDIRSSEQVQNIETASVDTAPHDLIEANAENASSSGKTLTLEALFGSAFMKELQSVGAPASVQRGSIESARVDVLESSRPLLHVADDSLLPSTVHIGSNILPFTQREQIKSDGIEEHLLGYNDARSAMDSSHLRAELGSKLSGFDGSTEIRLPEEDSLIAVSDPVKLQNFMPARNSVKVELLPSQETPIDVAEKLAALKAVLRDERPIIGGQEGPPFLPGPYDIREPDIPFHNQNVQPSSPRLHPPQVNHGGPLIHPLESHPSNINSQVKFMSPEGIIHHDPQPNHQFPASMLRPPFHHPSSGLTGFEPSMHHPMLQQMPMPGNFPPPHLQRGFPGGAPLPPHSNNQATGFIQEVNPMHGFPFGHRQPQPNFAGLGMPPGHDVGSGSHHPEALQRLIEMELRSNSKQIHPFGAAGHSQGMYGHELDMGFRYR from the exons atgagcttagaaaaTGAAGAACAACATTCATTAGATCAGCCTACGGATATCAATAAGGAATCTCAAAA GAACTCAAGAATTTCTTATACCAGAGATTTTTTGCTATCATTGAGTGAACTGGATGTTTGCAAGAAGTTACCTCCTGGGTTCGACCAATCAATTTTCGG TGGGTTCGAGGATACATCACAAGATCGGCAAAGAATTCCTGGCACCTTGTCGGGTTTTAGGCGAAATGAATATGGGTCGTCACCACCTACAAGAGGGGATTCAGGTAACTTTTCTAGGGGAATTCATGGACGCTGGGACAGTCGCTCTATCGGAAGGAGTGACAGAGACAACGATTCCCAATCTGATTGGGATTCAG ATTCTGGAAGACGATATGGTAATCAATCCCGGCGGTCCTGGCAAGGTCCCGAGCATGATGGGCTTCTGGGAAGTGGTTCTTTTCCACGACCATCTGGATATGCAGCAGGAGCATCAGCTCCAAAGTTTCGAGCTAATGATCAATACCATCTAAACAGGAGTAATGAGCCCTATCATCCACCCCGACCTTATAAG GCTGTACCTCATTCAAGGAGGGAAACTAGTGACTCTTATAATGATGAAACATTTGGTTCGACCGAGTGCACTAGTGAAGATAGAGcagaagaggaaagaaagagaagag CTTCCTTTGAGTCATGGAGAAAGGAACAACAGAAAGCATTCCAGGAGAAGAAGATGAATCCAGAAAGGCGTAAAGATGACTTTGATATTTCTGAATTGCTAGTGGACACCAAAGATGATAAAGGGCTTCTAAATAGAAGCAAGGAATCAGATGAACCCATTCCAGCGTCAAATATTGATTCCGACAAATGTTCTCTTCCATCACAAGCTCCTGCATCCAGGCCACTTGTACCGCCAGGTTTTACTAGCACAGTTTTGGAACGGACTGTTGGAAGCAAAACTTCAATGCACTCCTATCCTTCACAG ATTGAGAGTTCTGAAACTGTGGGCAGCCTTTCCGAGGCCAAAGGCAGCCTTCTGTTGAATGGGACTTCTGATGATATTTTCAGCAAACAGTCTAAAGAGTATGCAGGGAAAACTTTGAGTGAGCAGCAGGTTGAAAGTGCAAGCATTCACCTTTCAGTTGATGATAAGAGTGGAAAGGCCCAGAATATCTCATCACCTTTACATAAATCTAATGAGGCAATAAGCATGGATTCTCAAATATACAAGACTTCTAGTCTCTCAGAAGCCTTTGAAGCTCCAGGAAGCAATAAAGTTACAGAACTTGATTCCAAGAAGGTGCCAATGGATAAAATTGTGACAGAAACCAACCAGGATGGTTCAACTTCAATTCTAGATAAGCTTTTTGGGAGTGCCTTAACACCAAATGGAGGTGGCTCCACAAATTTCACTGAG CCTAGTGACAGCAAAGCAGATGAGACGTGGGCACCTGACACCTCCCATTCTTCTAAGTTTGCTCATTTGTTTCTTGATGAAG AGAAGAAACCAGTAGATGATATGTCCACTGGCAGGCCAAAAGACTTGCTCTCATTAATTCAGGGTGGTGAAAAAGGTGGTTCCCATGTTTCCGATAGGCTAGCTACTAAGCATGTGCCATTAAAGTTTCAGTTCCAAATCTCTGAACTTGCGGACAAGCATGTTATATCAAATTTGACTTCTCCTGGAATTGAGAACGCTGAGCAATTGTGCAATATTAATGATGTTAAACCAGCAGTAGCTCCAGCTATCCTCACATGTGAAGATCTTGAAAAGTCAATTCTGTCAGAAAGCACTGAAAATGATCCAAATTTGTCTCCTGCTGTTGGAGGCTGGAAAGTTCCTGATGCAAAGGCTGAGCAGCAAAAGGTTAATATTGATAATCATGCCTCCCAGCACCTTCTTTCATTGTTGCAGAAGGGCACAAGTATGAcaaatataatatcatctaCCAATCTAGACATCAGATCTTCAGAACAAGTACAAAATATTGAAACAGCAAGTGTTGACACTGCCCCTCATGATTTAATAGAGGCAAATGCAGAAAATGCTTCCAGTTCAGGAAAGACTCTAACTCTTGAAGCACTTTTTGGAAGTGCTTTCATGAAGGAACTGCAATCAGTTGGAGCACCAGCTTCTGTTCAAAGAGGCTCAATAGAGTCTGCAAGAGTTGATGTATTAGAATCTAGCAGGCCTCTCCTTCATGTCGCAGATGATAGTCTTCTTCCTTCCACAGTTCACATTGGGTCTAATATTTTACCATTTACCCAAAGGGAGCAGATTAAATCTGATGGAATTGAAGAGCATTTGTTGGGCTATAATGATGCTCGATCTGCAATGGATTCATCGCATCTCCGAGCTGAATTAGGGTCTAAACTAAGCGGTTTTGATGGGTCCACTGAAATTCGGCTTCCTGAAGAGGATAGTTTGATTGCTGTCAGTGATCCTGTTAAACTCCAGAATTTCATGCCTGCTAGAAATTCAGTAAAGGTGGAGCTATTGCCATCCCAAGAGACACCAATTGATGTTGCTGAGAAACTAGCAGCTTTAAAGGCTGTCTTGAGGGATGAAAGACCTATTATAGGAGGGCAAGAGGGTCCACCTTTTCTTCCTGGTCCTTATGATATAAGGGAGCCAGATATTCCATTTCATAACCAAAATGTCCAGCCATCTTCTCCGCGGCTTCATCCTCCTCAGGTGAATCATGGAGGGCCTTTGATTCATCCATTAGAATCTCATCCTTCTAACATCAATTCTCAGGTGAAGTTCATGTCTCCAGAAGGCATAATCCATCATGATCCCCAACCAAATCATCAATTTCCCGCAAGTATGCTTCGCCCTCCTTTCCATCACCCTAGCAGTGGACTAACTGGATTTGAACCTTCTATGCATCATCCTATGTTACAACAAATGCCTATGCCTGGAAACTTTCCTCCACCCCATTTGCAACGAGGATTTCCTGGGGGCGCACCGCTACCTCCTCATTCAAATAATCAGGCAACAGGTTTCATACAGGAAGTGAATCCGATGCATGGTTTTCCTTTTGGCCACCGGCAGCC